A single window of Candoia aspera isolate rCanAsp1 chromosome 3, rCanAsp1.hap2, whole genome shotgun sequence DNA harbors:
- the CDKN2C gene encoding cyclin-dependent kinase 4 inhibitor C isoform X1, with product MAEPLANELASAAARGDLAQVTNLLENNINVNAQNGFGRTALQVMKLGNPEIARQLLLRGADPDLKDRTGFAVLHDAARAGFLDTLQTLLEFQADVNVEDNEGNLPLHLAAQEGHLPVVAFLLERTASRVEHRNKKGATAYDLAKLYKRQDVAKLLENSRRREGALSGD from the exons ATGGCCGAACCTTTGGCGAATGAGTTGGCGTCCGCAGCTGCCAGAGGGGACCTAGCGCAAGTTACTAATTTGTTGGAAAATAATATAAACGTCAATGCACAAAATGGATTTGGGAGAACTGCGCTGCAG GTGATGAAGCTGGGGAACCCGGAGATCGCCAGGCAGTTGCTACTGCGAGGCGCCGACCCGGATCTGAAAGACCGCACCGGCTTCGCTGTCCTGCACGACGCGGCCCGCGCCGGCTTCCTCGACACGCTGCAGACTTTGCTGGAGTTCCAAGCGGACGTGAACGTAGAGGACAACGAGGGCAACCTTCCGCTGCACTTGGCCGCCCAAGAGGGCCACCTGCCCGTCGTGGCCTTCCTCCTGGAGCGCACGGCCAGTCGGGTGGAGCATCGCAACAAGAAGGGAGCCACCGCCTACGATCTGGCGAAGCTCTACAAGAGACAGGACGTCGCCAAACTGCTGGAGAACAGCAGGCGGAGGGAGGGTGCCCTCAGCGGGGACTGA
- the CDKN2C gene encoding cyclin-dependent kinase 4 inhibitor C isoform X2 has protein sequence MELAASKEAYPGSRVSPLDRTVMKLGNPEIARQLLLRGADPDLKDRTGFAVLHDAARAGFLDTLQTLLEFQADVNVEDNEGNLPLHLAAQEGHLPVVAFLLERTASRVEHRNKKGATAYDLAKLYKRQDVAKLLENSRRREGALSGD, from the exons ATGGAACTCGCGGCTTCAAAAGAAGCCTACCCTGGGTCTCGGGTGTCTCCGCTGGACAGAACG GTGATGAAGCTGGGGAACCCGGAGATCGCCAGGCAGTTGCTACTGCGAGGCGCCGACCCGGATCTGAAAGACCGCACCGGCTTCGCTGTCCTGCACGACGCGGCCCGCGCCGGCTTCCTCGACACGCTGCAGACTTTGCTGGAGTTCCAAGCGGACGTGAACGTAGAGGACAACGAGGGCAACCTTCCGCTGCACTTGGCCGCCCAAGAGGGCCACCTGCCCGTCGTGGCCTTCCTCCTGGAGCGCACGGCCAGTCGGGTGGAGCATCGCAACAAGAAGGGAGCCACCGCCTACGATCTGGCGAAGCTCTACAAGAGACAGGACGTCGCCAAACTGCTGGAGAACAGCAGGCGGAGGGAGGGTGCCCTCAGCGGGGACTGA